From the Lepisosteus oculatus isolate fLepOcu1 chromosome 1, fLepOcu1.hap2, whole genome shotgun sequence genome, one window contains:
- the foxe1 gene encoding forkhead box protein E1 isoform X1, whose protein sequence is MTADTQQSPCKDSSVPYNLHRSLAFSGKTMPVVKLEKDSSSDVSLSAANTETEEPPKGRRRKRPLQRGKPPYSYIALISMAIANSPDRKLTLGGIYKFIMERFPFYRDNSKKWQNSIRHNLTLNDCFIKIPREPGRPGKGNYWALDPNAEDMFESGSFLRRRKRFKRCDLTTYPTYVHESSVFAPMQVTRSAYANSMYPNMTVNPPFTQQIASTYYPASSPSFSSTQSRMFSINTIIGHHGGLASGADLIQQPNRSFSPDLASGASSCSFTGASYQSQSCSGTMLSRSSNPISFPYSVPNGHLSMNQTSYSQGNGQIYGASSRLGIPSSSPSVTNETMDPYGRMSPGQFTTLAQYNSNTPITGTNAYLRHASYSGNMERFVPAI, encoded by the coding sequence ATGACTGCAGATACACAGCAATCACCCTGCAAGGATTCTTCTGTTCCGTATAATCTTCACCGGTCCCTCGCATTCAGCGGCAAAACAATGCCAGTAGTAAAACTGGAGAAAGACTCATCGTCTGATGTTTCTCTTTCTGCGgccaacacagaaacagaagaacCCCCAAAAGGTCGGCGGAGGAAACGGCCGCTGCAGCGGGGGAAACCCCCTTACAGTTACATTGCTTTGATATCCATGGCTATTGCCAACTCCCCGGACCGGAAACTCACTTTGGGAGGCATCTACAAGTTCATTATGGAAAGGTTTCCCTTCTACAGGGATAACTCCAAGAAGTGGCAGAACTCCATTCGCCACAATTTGACATTGAACGACTGCTTCATCAAGATACCGCGGGAACCCGGGAGACCTGGAAAGGGGAACTACTGGGCGTTGGATCCCAACGCGGAGGACATGTTCGAGAGCGGCAGCTTTCTGAGAAGGAGGAAAAGGTTCAAAAGATGCGACTTGACCACCTACCCCACCTACGTCCACGAGTCCTCCGTATTCGCCCCTATGCAAGTGACCAGGTCGGCTTATGCCAATTCCATGTACCCAAACATGACAGTAAACCCCCCGTTTACGCAACAGATAGCATCAACCTACTATCCTGCGTCTTCACCGAGCTTCAGCTCAACTCAGTCCCGGATGTTTAGCATTAATACCATCATAGGGCACCACGGCGGACTCGCCTCGGGGGCTGACCTCATTCAACAGCCCAACCGCAGTTTCAGTCCTGATCTGGCTTCAGGGGCTAGTTCCTGTAGCTTCACTGGGGCCAGCTATCAAAGTCAGTCTTGTAGCGGAACAATGTTATCCAGGTCTTCCAATCCGATATCCTTCCCTTATTCTGTGCCGAACGGACACCTCTCCATGAACCAGACCTCTTATTCCCAAGGAAACGGACAGATTTATGGGGCGTCGAGCCGTCTGGGGATACCCAGCTCTTCTCCTTCGGTGACAAATGAGACTATGGACCCCTACGGAAGAATGTCACCTGGTCAGTTTACCACTTTAGCACAGTACAATAGCAATACTCCTATCACTGGCACGAATGCCTATCTAAGACACGCATCATACTCCGGTAACATGGAAAGGTTTGTGCcagcaatttaa
- the foxe1 gene encoding forkhead box protein E1 isoform X2 translates to MTADTQQSPCKDSSVPYNLHRSLAFSGKTMPVVKLEKDSSSDVSLSAANTETEEPPKGRRRKRPLQRGKPPYSYIALISMAIANSPDRKLTLGGIYKFIMERFPFYRDNSKKWQNSIRHNLTLNDCFIKIPREPGRPGKGNYWALDPNAEDMFESGSFLRRRKRFKRCDLTTYPTYVHESSVFAPMQVTRSAYANSMYPNMTVNPPFTQQIASTYYPASSPSFSSTQSRMFSINTIIGHHGGLASGADLIQQPNRSFSPDLASGASSCSFTGASYQSQSCSGTMLSRSSNPISFPYSVPNGHLSMNQTSYSQGNGQIYGASSRLGIPSSSPSVTNETMDPYGRMSPGQFTTLAQYNSNTPITGTNAYLRHASYSGNMER, encoded by the exons ATGACTGCAGATACACAGCAATCACCCTGCAAGGATTCTTCTGTTCCGTATAATCTTCACCGGTCCCTCGCATTCAGCGGCAAAACAATGCCAGTAGTAAAACTGGAGAAAGACTCATCGTCTGATGTTTCTCTTTCTGCGgccaacacagaaacagaagaacCCCCAAAAGGTCGGCGGAGGAAACGGCCGCTGCAGCGGGGGAAACCCCCTTACAGTTACATTGCTTTGATATCCATGGCTATTGCCAACTCCCCGGACCGGAAACTCACTTTGGGAGGCATCTACAAGTTCATTATGGAAAGGTTTCCCTTCTACAGGGATAACTCCAAGAAGTGGCAGAACTCCATTCGCCACAATTTGACATTGAACGACTGCTTCATCAAGATACCGCGGGAACCCGGGAGACCTGGAAAGGGGAACTACTGGGCGTTGGATCCCAACGCGGAGGACATGTTCGAGAGCGGCAGCTTTCTGAGAAGGAGGAAAAGGTTCAAAAGATGCGACTTGACCACCTACCCCACCTACGTCCACGAGTCCTCCGTATTCGCCCCTATGCAAGTGACCAGGTCGGCTTATGCCAATTCCATGTACCCAAACATGACAGTAAACCCCCCGTTTACGCAACAGATAGCATCAACCTACTATCCTGCGTCTTCACCGAGCTTCAGCTCAACTCAGTCCCGGATGTTTAGCATTAATACCATCATAGGGCACCACGGCGGACTCGCCTCGGGGGCTGACCTCATTCAACAGCCCAACCGCAGTTTCAGTCCTGATCTGGCTTCAGGGGCTAGTTCCTGTAGCTTCACTGGGGCCAGCTATCAAAGTCAGTCTTGTAGCGGAACAATGTTATCCAGGTCTTCCAATCCGATATCCTTCCCTTATTCTGTGCCGAACGGACACCTCTCCATGAACCAGACCTCTTATTCCCAAGGAAACGGACAGATTTATGGGGCGTCGAGCCGTCTGGGGATACCCAGCTCTTCTCCTTCGGTGACAAATGAGACTATGGACCCCTACGGAAGAATGTCACCTGGTCAGTTTACCACTTTAGCACAGTACAATAGCAATACTCCTATCACTGGCACGAATGCCTATCTAAGACACGCATCATACTCCGGTAACATGGAAAG ATAA